Sequence from the Methanobacterium formicicum genome:
AAACCTGGAAATGATGCTGGAAGGGGAAACCATGGCCAACAAAGAGAAAAAAGATGCAGCAAAAAAGGCCAAGGAATGTGATATCGACCCGGCTCATGATTTCTTCGATGAAAGCTCCCGTGATGAAGCCCGCCACGCCCGGATGTTAAAAGGAATATTGGAGAGGTACTTTTAAACCCTCCTAAAACCCTTTTTTTGGGTTAAATAAAAATTCACCAAAATTTTCATAGATCACCGTATAGTGGGAATTAGCCCTGAGGGAGGAAGAGTGTGAACTACCAGTGTGAAATATGTCACTACATCTACGAACCTGAAAATGGAGATCCTGAATCAGGAGTTGACCCGGGAACCCCATTCAACGAACTTCCCGGGGATTGGCTTTGCCCCCGTTGTGGCATTGATAAGTCCAGCTTCGAGATGGCAGGATCCGACGCTAAAATCCCTAAGGGCAAAGATCCACTTTTAATAATGGTGCAAGGACTTACCCAGGGATTATGGACCATTGCTGGAAATGGATCCTATTCAGTGACCCGTCAAATTGGTCGAACCTTCCTGGAAGAACTGAAATCCAAGGGATTTAACTTTGATGATGGTGAAAAGTCCCTGGAGTCAGTTCGCAGCTACTTTATAGAAACCCATCACCTGGCTGGAGACTTGGAATATGCGTTCACTGGTGAGGAGGTGGATCTTAAAGTGAAAAACTGCCGGTTTTTCCCGGTGTGCAGTCAACTGGAGAACCACGGAGTGCTGATCACCACCTGTCCCTACACCAACACCGCAGCCCAGGCCATGGAAGAGGCCACTGGCTACCGTTTCCGGATAAATAAAGAGCCAAATGGTTTCGGACACCAGATAAAGCTAAAAAAAGTATCAAAAGTTTAAATAAAATAATAAATTGATTTTTACCGCCTCAAGGAGGGTGGAGCCGCCCATCCTCCTTACCATTTTACTTACTTGTTTTTAAGGGAGTTTTTCAGTTTCTCACAGGCAGCTTCCGCCGCCAGTATTATGGGGTCGATTACCATGGAAACCGGTGGCGCATAGGAAAATTCAGTGGTGGAAAGTTCCTGGCAGGTGACATTTTTGGCAATAGCCAGAGCCATGGTATCCACCCTTTCGGCGACTCTTTCTTTGGCAATAATCTGGCAGCCAATGATTCTTCCCCGGGGATTGCACACCATCATCACGTCGATTCTTTTTGCACCGGGGTAATAACGTGCCTTGGTTAAAGCCCGGCTTTTACCAGATATAACTTCCATTCCGTTCTGTGTGGCAAAGGACTCGGTTAACCCCACTGAACCGAATTCCAGTTCACCAATTTTAGACACCATTGCATTTAAAACTGGTTTGAACTCGGCACCCGCACCGGCAATATTCCTGGCGGCAATTTTGGCCTGCCTCACTGCGGTAGAACCCAGGGGAGACTGGGTGGGATGGCCAGTGATGGCGTCCACCACTTCCACACAGTCACCCACGGCATAAACACTGGGAATTGAGGTCTGCATTTTCTCATTGACTTTAACCGCCCACCTTCCCAGTTCACAACCCGCCATCTTGGCCAGTTTAGTTTCTGGCCGCACCCCGGTGGCCATTATAACCATGTCCGCCTCAAAGGACTCATCTTCATAGACAACTCCTTCCACCTTTTCTTTCCCGGTGATTTTTTCCATGCCTTTGCCCAGGATAACCTTTATACCTTCCTTCTCCAAGTACTTCTGGACTATTAGGGCCATACTGGGGTCCAGTGATCGCGGGACTATCTGGGGCAGCATCTCATTAATGGTGACATCCAGTCCCATCTTCTTGAGGCCGAAGGCCATTTCCAGTCCAATAAGCCCGGCCCCCACCACCACTACTTTTTTACTCTTTTGGGCCCATTTTTTAATGGTTTCACCGTCTTTAATGGTCCTGATTTTAAATACTCCTTCCAAATCAGTTCCTTCAATGGGTGGGGTTATGGGTGCCCCTCCCGTGGCTATAACCAAATAATCGTAGGATAATTCCACAGATTCACCGGAGGGAATTCTGGAAAGAGGGTCTATTCTATTGTATTTGATGGTTTTTTCCCCACTGGAAACTTCAAATACCTCGGCCCGGGTTATAACTTCAATATCCCGCTCTAGGTAGTCTTCGGGCTGGTGCATGATGATGTCTTTAAAATGGTCGACTTGACCAGAGAGAACGTAAGGAATGGCACAGGGTGAGTAAGCTATATTTTCATCCCTGGTAATAACAGTTATTTTGGCGTTTTTATCTAGTTTTCTTATGTTTGAAGCAGTGGACAGTCCGCCTGCCCCTCCTCCGATTATTACAATTTTCATTAAAATGTTCACCTTCTTGATCACTACAAACTTACAACCATAAATTTATCATTTACCCTTGAATAATATTTGTTTAGATGCCGGGTGTAATTGGCAATTAAATATTTCCAATAAGCATTTAGAAGACTAATTTTTTATAAAATAACCATATTTGAGATTAAAACATTTATAACTGGGATATTATGGTTAAAAAAAGGGAGAGCAATATAAAAGTGGGGATAACCTGTAAGTGCCAGGACGCTGCTGTTGCCCGTCCTCCTTCCCTTCTCAGAAAAGTTCAGTGTAAAAAATGTGGTATTTTTTTCCGCACCAACCGTGCTAAAGATGGCCCTGATCTGTGTTTTAACTGTAGAACTGGCAGATAACCTATTAGAGAATCAGTATATCTATTTTTCCCGATTTAAATAAGAGTATTAAATTAAGGGGGAGATGCAGGTTAAAACATCTGCATTATCCCGGGGACAGTTCCGTAGATAATTAAGAGTGCTACAATTGCAATCATGACCCAAGAAACACTGGAAACTATTGTTCCAGTAATGTTTTCCGGTACTTTGTATCGCAGCAGTTCCTCAAATATATGTCCTCCATCAAGGGGCTTCATTGGGAGGAGGTTAAACAGGCCCACCATTAAATTCAAGGCGTAAATCCAGTAACACACATCAGCGAGGTTGTACAGGGACCAGGGAATTATTTCACCAAAGTTTTGGGCCACCTCCGGTTTAACCACAAGATGCGTTTCGCTACGTGTTCCAGGATAAGCTATTGATTGATTTGAAGGCTGGCCAGTTGCTGTTATGGTATATGTGCCCTTATCAGTGACATAAGTCATTTGATCCCCGGGTTTTGTTTTGTTCATGATTAGTTCGGTGTAAGCATTTCGATTATTAACCGAATATCCATTAATACTGGTTACAATCATGCCTTCCTGGAGTATTCCCTCAGAAGGGCCGTTGGGGGTAACACTTATGATTTTTAGTCCGTCTGATTGGAATGCATAGGGTATAAATGAGGATGTGAGAATAATCACCACCACCCATGCAATTGCAGCCAGTCCCAAGTTAAACATGGATCCTGCAGCGTATATGCGTAGTTTAACAGATCTTTTGGCTTTTTCAACATCTTCTTCATCTAGTTCCACGAATGCACCGGGCAGTACTGCCAGTAATATCACTCCAATTGATTTGATTTCTACTCCCTGGGCCCTGGCCAGTATCCCATGTCCAAATTCGTGGACCACCATCAACAGAATTAAAGCAATGATTCCAGCGAAAATGGGGATAAATATAGGAGATCCCGGTATATCCACTCCCGGTAAAAGCAGAGCAGTTGTTGGTTTCTGGAACATGACTTCTAGGGATAATATTATGGTGTACACCATGAAAGCCATACCTAAGACCGTGATGGGAATACCAATATTCATACTCCAACGCCAGAATTTGGGACTTAAATTGGCAATGTAATCTATCCATCCTCTCATTTTTTTGGTCCTTCTCATAAGAATGGGCCCATAAACATCTACTTTCAACTTATCTCTAAATAAAATCGCTAATATGTAGATAGAAACAAAGAAAATAGCATAGTATAATAAAACGTCCAAACCAGATCACCTTATGTTAGTTTAGTTACTTCCATGCTTTAAGCTTTTAGAGAATGGTAAGGGAGAACCTGGCACTCCTCTCCTTCCTCAATCCCTTCCAGGTTTTCAGGGATTATAATATAAGAATCAGAGTCCACCATTGATTTTATGATTCCCGAACCTTTGATCTTCAGGGGACGAACCAGGGGACCTTCAATCTTGGCCCTTATGTAATCAGTTCTACCTAAAGTGGAGGGTATTTTCCTCGATGCTTTTTTATGGATCACCAAGAGGTCCCGGGTAAGTCCCTGCATTTTAAGAAGTGCTTCCCGGACAAAAACATCGAACTGGACCATAGCTGCCACTGGAAAACCGGATAACATAAAAACAGGTTTGCCCTGGATCTGAGCAAAACCGAATGGTTTACCTGGCCTTAGAGACACTCCGTGAATGGGTACTTCACCCAATTTTTGGGCCACATCTACCACCACGTCTCCTTTACTGATAGCAGTCCCTCCTGTAGTGATCAAGGCGTCATACTCGTTTAGAAGTTTTTTAAAAAGCTGTTCTACCTGTTGGGCATTATCAATGGAGTGGAACATGTCGGG
This genomic interval carries:
- a CDS encoding rubredoxin; amino-acid sequence: MNYQCEICHYIYEPENGDPESGVDPGTPFNELPGDWLCPRCGIDKSSFEMAGSDAKIPKGKDPLLIMVQGLTQGLWTIAGNGSYSVTRQIGRTFLEELKSKGFNFDDGEKSLESVRSYFIETHHLAGDLEYAFTGEEVDLKVKNCRFFPVCSQLENHGVLITTCPYTNTAAQAMEEATGYRFRINKEPNGFGHQIKLKKVSKV
- a CDS encoding FAD-dependent oxidoreductase; the protein is MKIVIIGGGAGGLSTASNIRKLDKNAKITVITRDENIAYSPCAIPYVLSGQVDHFKDIIMHQPEDYLERDIEVITRAEVFEVSSGEKTIKYNRIDPLSRIPSGESVELSYDYLVIATGGAPITPPIEGTDLEGVFKIRTIKDGETIKKWAQKSKKVVVVGAGLIGLEMAFGLKKMGLDVTINEMLPQIVPRSLDPSMALIVQKYLEKEGIKVILGKGMEKITGKEKVEGVVYEDESFEADMVIMATGVRPETKLAKMAGCELGRWAVKVNEKMQTSIPSVYAVGDCVEVVDAITGHPTQSPLGSTAVRQAKIAARNIAGAGAEFKPVLNAMVSKIGELEFGSVGLTESFATQNGMEVISGKSRALTKARYYPGAKRIDVMMVCNPRGRIIGCQIIAKERVAERVDTMALAIAKNVTCQELSTTEFSYAPPVSMVIDPIILAAEAACEKLKNSLKNK
- a CDS encoding site-2 protease family protein → MDVLLYYAIFFVSIYILAILFRDKLKVDVYGPILMRRTKKMRGWIDYIANLSPKFWRWSMNIGIPITVLGMAFMVYTIILSLEVMFQKPTTALLLPGVDIPGSPIFIPIFAGIIALILLMVVHEFGHGILARAQGVEIKSIGVILLAVLPGAFVELDEEDVEKAKRSVKLRIYAAGSMFNLGLAAIAWVVVIILTSSFIPYAFQSDGLKIISVTPNGPSEGILQEGMIVTSINGYSVNNRNAYTELIMNKTKPGDQMTYVTDKGTYTITATGQPSNQSIAYPGTRSETHLVVKPEVAQNFGEIIPWSLYNLADVCYWIYALNLMVGLFNLLPMKPLDGGHIFEELLRYKVPENITGTIVSSVSWVMIAIVALLIIYGTVPGIMQMF